A single window of Solanum dulcamara chromosome 5, daSolDulc1.2, whole genome shotgun sequence DNA harbors:
- the LOC129890492 gene encoding borneol dehydrogenase, mitochondrial-like, whose product MAAHFARRLEGKVAIITGAASGIGKAAARLFTRNGAEVVIADIQDELVQKICENLDSSSIIYVHCNVTKEEDLKNVVNTAVSKYGKLDIIYNNAGIVDEIKSNILDSEKSEFEKVISNNLIGMG is encoded by the exons aTGGCTGCACATTTTGCAAGAAG GCTTGAAGGTAAAGTTGCTATCATAACTGGTGCTGCTAGTGGCATTGGTAAAGCTGCTGCAAGACTTTTCACGAGAAATGGAGCTGAAGTGGTGATTGCAGACATTCAAGATGAGTTGGTTCAAAAAATTTGTGAAAATTTGGATTCATCATCAATCATCTATGTGCATTGTAACGTTACAAAAGAAGAAGACCTAAAAAATGTGGTGAACACTGCAGTATCCAAGTATGGCAAACTCGACATCATCTACAACAATGCTGGTATTGTGGATGAAATAAAATCCAACATTCTTGATAGTGAAAAATCTGAATTCGAGAAAGTTATTAGCAATAACCTCATAGGTATGGGATAA
- the LOC129890490 gene encoding uncharacterized protein LOC129890490: MESEGDINSTTATNVKQNVGRKHHKRKNNSKRSEEVPLEPTSSEALTSYSSSVTEVSDDERGEEPMDVTPRMEWIAKVDAARQAVEILGKRLNKVDGKFKSLEEFTLEKNNNIRKELEVRKATEYEIKEVITFLECRLMDALSTMDTMKAEMGALKGDIDAERCMMSKFRNEFKKSFFPNNVIYEAKHKFQELKQTGSIRAYVKEFTTLTLQILNLTDESMLFHFMDGLQSWARKELERRHVSTIDEAITQAEALTDFKHDKHDRGKGKETRSSHAKGGGDRGKGKEQHPPPKSHDSNKSNDRRFRRQGYAERKEKTTKGNGCYICGGPHGYARCLEMKNLGAILRERKDKELDQGQGSDMTQLGMIGLCGAIAKQTEKVGDYSAQYIDISINGRPSCAMVDSGAEANIMTKTAAARLGLSYESSNTLLKTVNASLTPVCGVSHGVDITLGKWQVKMPRKEGQAHLSAMQLVRGLKKWEPTFVATIVSLDEGNGAKETLPPCIEKVLEENRDVMPEELPRHLPLRREVDHKIELELGARTPAYPLYHMVPPELEELKKQLKEFLEEKCEFTQHEVHFLGYVISHGELRMDEAKVWAIKEWEVPTKSEECKEAFEDLKAAVIEEPILALPDFSKTFEVHTDASDYAIGGVLMQERHPIAFESRKLNETERRYTVQEKEMIAIQARWQDFLAEFDYELEYKPGKGNVVADALSRKFKLAAITTAHCDIQDAIKNGLQHDPEAKKLMELAVQGKTRRFRVEDGLLLTAGRRIYVPKFGAIKRQIMKESHDTLWAGYPGQRHTRQDKVEQRQPGGLMDPLPIVERPWESVTMDFITCLPKSDGYGTIMVVVDRFSKYVSFMPATVGCTAKEAARLFFKNVVKYWGLPRHIISDRDPRFTRNFWRELFKILGTKLHFSTSFHPQTDGQME, encoded by the exons atggaAAGTGAGGGAGACATTAATTccactaccgccaccaacgtcaagcaaAATGTTGGGAGGAAGCATCacaagagaaagaataactCTAAGAGAAGTGAGGAGGTGCCGCTTGAGCCTACATCaagcgaggccctaacatcctactcatCCTCGGTCACTGAGGTTAGTGATGATGAGCGAGGTGAGGAGCCCATGGATGTCACGCCCCGCATGGAGTGGATTGCAAAGGTGGATGCTGCCCGGCAAGCTGTGGAGATATTAggcaagcgcttgaacaaggtcgatggcaagttcaagtctctagaaGAGTTCACCCTTGAGAAGAACAATAAcatccgaaaggagttggaggtgcgcAAGGCTACTGAGTACGAGATAAAGGAGGTGATCACTTTCTTGGAGTGTCGACTCATGGATGCACTAAGCACAATGGATACCATGAAGGCTGAGATGGGAGCACTCAAAGGAGACATAGATGCTGAGAGATGCATGATGTCCA AGTTCCGAAACGAGTTCAAGAAGtccttcttccccaacaatgtcatctatgaggccaaacACAAGTTTCAGGAATTGAAGCAAACGGGTAGCATACGGGcctatgtgaaggagttcactacTCTCACACTTCAGATTCTCAACCTCACGGATGAAAGCATGCTCTTCCACTTTATGGATGGACTACAGAGTTGGGCGAGGAAAGAGTTGGAGCGTCGTCATgtcagcaccatcgatgagGCCATCACCCAAGCCGAAGCTCTGACGGACTTTAAGCATGACAAGCATGATAGGGGCAAGGGCAAAGAAACAAGGAGTAGTCATGCCAAAGGTGGGGGAGATCGTGGCAAAGGCAAAGAGCAACATCCTCCACCCAAGAGCCATGATTCCAACAAGTCCAACGATAGGAGGTTCAGGCGACAGGGCTACGCCGAGAGAAAGGAGAAGACCACGAAGGGCAACGGCTGCTACATATGTGGAGGTCCTCATGGCTATGCTAGGTGTCTAgagatgaagaaccttggtgccatacTGCGGGAGCGAAAGGACAAGGAACTGGACCAAGGGCAGGGTTCGGACATGACTCAGCTAGGCATGATCGGGCTATGTGGAGCCATCGCGAAGCAAACTGAGAAGGTAGGGGATTATTCTGCCCAATATATTGACATATCCATCAACGGACGACCATCTTGTGCCATGGTGGATTCTGGAGCAGAAGCCAACATCATGACCAAGACGGCAGCAGCaaggttggggctaagttatgaGTCAAGCAACACCCTCCTGAAGACGGTCAATGCGTCATTGACTCCCGTGTGCGGAGTCTCTCATGGAGTGGACATCACGTTGGGCaagtggcaag TCAAGATGCCGAGGAAGGAAGGACAAGCCCACTTGTCGGCCATGCAGCTTGTGAGGGGCCTAAAGAAGTGGGAGCCGACGTTCGTAGCCACCATTGTGAGCTTGGATGAAGGCAATGGTGCTAAGGAGACATTGCCACCTTGCATAGAAAAGGTACTTGAAGAAAATAGAGACGTGATGCCCGAAGAGTTGCCAAGACACCTACCTCTGAGGCGCGAGGTAGACCACAAAATCGAGCTGGAGCTAGGAGCAAGGACGCCCGCATACCCTCTATACCACATGGTTCCACCCGAGTTAGAGGAGCTAAAGAAGCAGTTGAAGGAGTTCCTCGAG GAGAAGTGCGAGTTTACCCAACATGAAGTGCACTTCTTGGGATACGTTATCAGCCATGGAGAGCTACGGATGGACGAGGCAAAAGTTTGGGCCATTAAAGAGTGGGAGGTGCCCACAAAG AGCGAGGAGTGCAAGGAGGCCTTTGAAGACCTCAAGGCTGCCGTAATAGAGGAGCCGATCCTAGCGTTGCCTGACTTCTCCAAGACATTCGAAGTGCATACGGATGCCTCCGACTATGCCATTGGGggagtattgatgcaagagAGGCACCCTATCGCCTTCGAAAGCCGCAAGCTGAACGAGACAGAACGGCGGTACACCGTGCAGGAGAAGGAGATGATAGCCATC caagctaggtggcaagactTCTTGGCTGAATTTGACTACGAGCTGGAGTACAAGCCGGGCAAAGGCAATGTTGTGGCCGATGCCCTTAGCAGGAAGTTCAAACTGGCGGCCATCACCACAGCACATTGTGATATCCAGGATGCAATCAAGAATGGCCTGCAGCATGATCCAGAGGCAAAGAAGCTTATGGAGTTAGCCGTTCAGGGCAAGACAAGGCGCTTCAGGGTAGAAGATGGACTCTTGCTTACCGCCGGGCGAAGGATCTATGTGCCGAAATTCGGAGCTATCAAGCGACAAATCATGAAGGAAAGTCACGACACATTATGGGCCGGATATCCAGGGCAGCGTCACACAAGG CAAGACAAAGTAGAGCAGCGTCAGCCAGGAGGACTCATGGATCCCCTTCCCATAGTGGAGCGTCCATGGGAGAGcgtgaccatggacttcatcacatGCTTGCCGAAGTCCGACGGGTATGGGACAATTATGGTCGTAGTGGATAGGTTCTCCAAGTATGTCAGCTTCATGCCCGCCACGGTAGGTTGCACTGCTAAGGAGGCTGCCAGGCTATTCTTCAAGAACGTGGTGAAGTATTGGGGATTGCCAAGGCACATCATCAGTGATAGAGACCCACGCTTTACCAGgaacttttggagagaattgttcAAGATTCTTGGCACGAAATTAcatttctccactagtttccacccgcaaacagatggccagatGGAGTGA